The Patescibacteria group bacterium genome segment GGTGTTACTTAAAGGCGAAGCCAAGGGGTTGTGGGGCGGAACTTTTCATCATTTGGGCAATCGGCTGTTGCGGATGTACGGCGAGCGGATAAATATCGCTAATAACTTTACGATCTTAGATGAGGAGGATTCTTTGACTTTGCTTAAGAATTGCCTGAGCCGGGCCAATCCGCCGGAGGATAAGTATTTCCCCAAGGCCAAGGTCATTCGTTCCATTATCTCTTTGTCGCAGAACTTGTGCCAGCCCATCCGCCAGGTCATAGCTGAGCGTTATGATTATTTTAAAGACAATTATTTGCCGTGCATTTTGGAGACGGCTGATTTGTATAAGGAGCGCAAAGCTCAGATTAATGCTTTGGATTTTGATGACCTCCTAATCAAATGGAATGAATTGCTGGAACAATCACCGGAAATAAAAAAGCGTTTGGGCGAAAAGTTCGCTTACATTTTGATTGACGAATTCCAAGACACTAACGCTTTGCAGTCCAAGATTATCGCTAATCTGGCCAGCCCTCAGCGCAACATTTTGGCGGTCGGCGATGACGCCCAAAGCATCTATGGCTTTCGGGGCGCCGATGTTAATCATATTTTGGATTTTCCTCAGCAATTTCCCGATGCCAAGATTCTGCGATTAGAAATCAATTATCGCTCTACACCCGAGATTCTGGCGCTGGCCGATACATCAATTAATCGCAATGAAGCTAAGTTTGAGAAACACCTCAAGGCGATCCGAGCCAAAGGCGCCAAGCCGGCTGTGGCGGCTTTGACTGATAATTATCAGCAAGCTGAGTTTGTTTGTCAAAGGATTTTGGATTTGCAACGTGATGACGGCCTGGCGCTTAATAATATGGCTGTACTGTTTCGGTCGCATTTCCAATGCTTGGAATTGGAAATGGAACTTAATAAACGAAATATTCCGTATCAGATGCGCGGAGGCATGAGGTTTTTTGAGCAGGCGCATTTGAAAGACGTTCTGGCTTACTTGAAAATTTTAGCCAATTTTCGCGACGAGGTTTCTTGGTTGCGTCTTCTTAGTATGCAGGGCGGCATCGGCGAGATGACGGCAGAAAAGATTTGGCGCCAGGCCGCGGTTTTGGGCGATTTGGAAAAGTTGTTGGGTTATAAGCTGGAACTTGGCTCTAAAGCCGCTTTCGGCTGGTCCGTCTTAAGGCGCATATTGGAGAAAATCGCGCAATTAGATAAGAATGATTTGCCCGCGTTAGTAACTGTTATTATTGATTCCGGTTACGAAAAACATTTGCAAGCCAACTACGAGAATTTTCAGGATCGGCTGGATGATTTGACTCAGTTGATAGAATTCGTCAAATCTTACGACAGTTTGGAAAGATTTTTGGCCGATACGGCTTTGTCGGAAAACTTCCAGGGTCAATCGCGCGCTGAGCGACTGGCGAATGATAATGAACAATTAATCCTGTCTACCATCCATCAGGCTAAGGGCTTGGAGTGGCCGGCAGTGTTTGTGATCGGCTTGGCGGAAGGCCTGTTTCCGCACGCCAGAGTTTATGATAAGCCGGCGGAACTGGAAGAGGAGCGGCGGTTGTTTTATGTGGCTTGTACCCGCGCCAAAGACCAATTATATTTGAGTTATCCGTTATTCGGCCGAGACAGTATATTGCACCCGTCGCAGTTTATTAGGGAGTTGCCGACGAAGTTATATGATCGCTGGGATGTGGAGGAAGATGAAGATGAGGTGATTTATGTGGATGAAGCAGGGGAGCGCGCGCTCGGACCGGGCAAACGAAAAGGCATCTTGGATTTTGATCCGGAATTGGAGGTTGAGGAGTCGGATTATTAATTCGGCCAGCTATTGACAAAATACACCATGTTTCTTATTATATTTGCATGATGCAAATCATATTAAGCGCAACCTTGAAAACTGACAACTAAAATGAAAGGAGGCCATTATGCTTGTCTCTGAGAATCTTAAGGCTGGTGAAGGCTGTAAGAAAACGGTCAAACGTATTGAGGTGGGTTTTTCCACCGGTCGGGAAATGGGCGATTCAAAATATAAGATGCGTATTTATGCGGATAAAGGTAGAAACGACGTTCCTTTTTTGAATTTAATCAAACGCGCCGTTGAAAATTTTTATTACGGTCTTTTCTATCAAGGCTTTAATAATGATCCGATACAGATTGATGCTTCAAAAGCTGAAGTAATCAGAAATATACGCGTTACTCTTTATGCTCGTAATCCGTATAATGGCCATTGTGATTTTTATCACTTGGTTCTTTGTCTTGATCCCGTAGACGAACATAGCGATAAAGTCATGTTTTGCTATCGTCGAAGATAATTTCTGGCGGATCGTCTGCCGCCAGTTCGTCCAATTCGTTGTTTTGTAACCAATTTAATCCCGTGATGTGACTGGTCACGGGTTTTTTGTTTGCTCAAAAAGGAATAAAATGTTAAAATGCAGGCGTATGTGGATGCTAATCATTGTCGCTTTTTATTTGCTTTTGCCCGCCTATTTGGCCAATATGGCTCCGCCCGTATTCGGCCGTCTTGGTTTGCTGAAATTATTGGCCAAGCCCATTGACGGCGGTCGCAAATGGCGCGGGCAATATATCTTTGGAACCGGCAAAACCTGGCGTGGGATTTTGGTTGCTGTAATTTTCGGCATTTTGGGTGCCGGTTTGCAGGCCTGGCTTTTTAATTACCCTTATTTTGAGGGGATCTCCCTGGTGGATTATCCGAGTGTCTGGCTGATATTCGGTTTTCTGGCCGGACTGGGCGCAATTCTGGGCGATTTGGCTAAGAGCTTTTTCAAGCGCCGCATTGGCGTTGTTTCCGGCGGCGTCTGGCCCGTATTTGATCAGTTGGATTTTGTCGCGGGATTTTTTTTGTTCACCTGGTGTTATGCGGCGCTGTTCTGGCAGGTTGTCGTGGCCGCTTGTTTGCTTACTCTGGTGCTTCATCCCTTAACTAATATCATCGCTTACTTGCTAAAACTGAAAAAAGTTTGGTGGTAATATAATCAATTACAGTTTTTAAATTACGAATTATTAATTTTTTATGTCTATAACCTTGGTTTTGATCGCTTTGATAATTGTTTTGGTCGCCGCGGTGGTCGGTTTATTTGTTTTTTTTAACAGCAAATTATCGCAATTAGCCGCGCCCCAGGATGATAAGACGGCGCTTTTGCTGTTTGAACGCATTAAGGAATTGAATCAGACTATGGATAGCAGTATTCGCGGGCTGAATCAAACTATGGATAGCAAACTGACCGAATCATCGCGTCAAATGCAAACGCAGTTTGGTCAGAGTATTAGTATTATCAGGGGAGTGACCGAAAAAGTTACCGAATTGCAAGCTACCAATAAACAAGTCATGGGTTTTTCGGAGCAATTGAAGAATTTGGAAAAAGTTTTGACCAGCCAGAAACAGCGCGGCAACCTAGGCGAGGCCGGCTTGCATTTGGTGTTAGATAATATTTTGCCGCCGACCGCCTTCAAGATTCAATACCAGTTTGACGACGGTGATATTGTGGATGCCGCGATTTTTACTAAGGACGGCATTATTCCCGTAGATGCCAAGTTTTCGTTGGATAACTATAATCGCGTAATTAATGAGGATGATGAAGAAAAGCGTTTGCAATACGAAAAGGAATTCAAGAACGATTTGAAGAAGCGCATTGACGAAACCAGTAAATATATCAAACCGGACAAGGGAACTTTGGACTTTGCTTTCATGTTTATTCCCGCCGAGGCTATTTATTATGATCTGCTGGTCAATGAAGTCGGCGCGATTAAGATAAACACCCGTTCGTTGATTGATTACGCTTTTAAGGAAAAGAAAGTGATTATTGTCTCGCCTACTACCTTTGCCGCTTACCTGCAGACGGTTCTGCAAGGGTTGCGCGCTCTAAAAATCGAGGAGCAAACCAAAGATATCATTAAGCGGGTGGAAATGCTGCAAAAACATATCGTGGCTTATGATGACTATTTCAAAAAGCTGGGCGGTAGTCTGGCCACGACGGTTAATGCCTATAATGCGGCGGACAAAGAACTGAAGAAAATTGATAAAGATGTGGTCAAGATCACCGGCGCCGAAAGCGGCATTGATTTGTTGCAGATAGAAGGGCCGAAAAAAACTGATTAATATGAGGTACTTAGAGGGCGAAGAAAAAATACTGGCTGAAGAATATTTTTCTGCGGCGGCCGAGATAGCCAAGCAAGCCACTTGTGAGCGATCCAAATGCGGTACGGTAATAGTCAGGGAAGGGCGGATCATCGGTTCGGGCTTCAATTCGCCGGCCGGCAATCTGGAAAGCCAGCGGCGTTGTTCAGCGTTTAAAAGCGATTTGCATATCAAGGTGACGGATAAAACATGTTGCGTTCACGCCGAACAGCGAGCGATTATGGACGCTTTACGCCGTCAGCCTGACCGATTAAGCGGAGCGGTTTTGTATTTTACCCGCTTAAACGGTAACGGAGAAGCGACAGAATCGGGTCGGCCATATTGCACTCATTGCAGTAAATTAGCTCTTGATACCGGTATCAGCGAATTTGTCTTATGGCACAAGGAGGGAATTAGCGCTTATCCGACAGACGAATATAATTTATTGTCTTATCAATATCAAGAATAATTTTATGCCAAAGATCGCTATTATTGGCGGGTCAGGGTTGGATGATCCGCAAATTTTGCAAAACGCCACGGAAAAAATCGTAGGAAATAGATACGGCCAGCTGGCTTCGCCTTTAACGCTCGGACAGATCGCCGGCGTGGAGGTGGTGATCTTGGCGCGTCATGGCAAGACGCACAATATTATGCCGACCAAGATTAATTTTATGGCCAATATCCAGGCGCTTAAGGATGAGGGTTGTACACACATCTTGGCTACGACTGCTGTTGGATCATTGAGAGAAGAAATTAAACCGGGTAATCTGGTTTTTCCTAATCAGTTTATTGATTTTACCCGCCATCGCAATCTGACTTATTTTACCGACGAAGTGGAGCATAAAGCCATGGCTGATCCTTATGATTCGTTGTTACGTAGCATGTTACGTAACACTTGCGATGAGTTGGGTTTTGATTATAATTATGATAAGACGGTAATTACGATTGAAGGACCCAGATTTTCCACCCGCGCTGAAAGCCACATGTTCCGCCAATGGGGAGCGGATATCATTAATATGTCCACTTGTCCGGAAGTGATTCTGGCTAATGAGCTGGGCTTGCCTTACCAGACTATCGCCATGTCCACGGATTATGATTGTTGGAAAACCGATGAGGTGCCGGTAACTTTTGAAATGGTGATGCAACGTATGACTGAGAATGCGGAAAAGGTGAAGCAGTTATTGATTAAGATTATACCTAAGATTAAATAGTTTTTTGACGCTGCGCCTACCTGCCGGCAGGCAGGCTTGCAAAAATTTTTCGTGAACGCCCTGGCTCCGCTTGGCGGCGGACACTGAAGATCAGCACAAGATTTTAATAGTCGCAGGTTTTATAAAATTAATAATTTTTAATTCGTAATTCGTAATTGAATCTATATGCCTATTAAATCACGCATTCGCACGGTGGCGGACTGGCCCAAGAAAGGCGTTATGTTCCGCGACATTACTACTTTAATAAAAGACCCGGTCGGACTGAAGTTATGTTTGGACGATTTTGCGGAAAGATATAAAAACAAGGATATTGATGTCATTGTCGGTATTGATAGTCGAGGATTTATTTTGGGCGGTGCTTTGGCTTACTTGTTGGGCAAAGGTTTCGTACCGGTGCGCAAGAAAGGCAAATTGCCGGCGGAAACGGAAAGTGAAACTTATAATTTGGAATATGGCACTGACACGATAGAAATCCATAAAGACGCCATTACGCTCGGCCAGAGAGTATTAATTGTTGACGATCTGATTGCCACCGGCGGTACGGCTCTGGCCGCTTCCAAATTGGTTAAAAAATTGGGGGGAGAAATAGAGGAGTTGGCGTTTATTGTGGATCTGCCGGATTTGGGGGGTGGTAAGAAATTGACTGATGCCGGGCTTAAATATTATGCCCAGACTGAGTTTGCTGGGGAGTAGTATCCTTGACATTTTTTATCATTTACGGTATAGTGTTACGAACTTTAGTTCTTTATATAATTAATCAAAGTCAGGGGAATAAAATGCAATAAACAGTAAAGGAGGATTGGCCATGGGAAAGGACGAAAAGAGCTGTGATGAAAGGTTAAGTGACGCTTTAGTGGCTTTGGCGGTAAGTTTGTCCGGAGAAAACCTGGGCAAGATGATTTCTGTCATTAATTCTCAAATTAAAGATTATTGCCTACGTAGAGACGGTAATACGGGTCGTGATATGGCTAATGTTTTAGCCGTTGCAGTATTGCGTATCGCCAAAGAAACCAAACCGGAGTCTTTGGATATTATAGCCAGAGAGCTCGCTGAGGCGGAGATATTGGCGCTCGTTTTCCCTAGTCGTGCCGTTGAGATAGCCGATGCCGCCTCTACTCAGGCGGATTTGATCGCTTTGCTTGTACCGGCGGAGATAGTCGGTATCTGTAGAAAGTTATCCCCCGAAGCTTTAGTTAATGTTGTGGGTACAATGGTCAAAAATCACAGCAAGATCGGTTATCATCCTTTAGCCGATACTGAAGTATTCAGGAGATACTTTCCGGCCGAAGCCGAACGCTTTGGCAAATCTGCCGAAGACAAAAAGAAAGGGTAAAACCATGTCTTTGTGTATAAATTGCAGCGGTATTATCCGAAAGCCGGGCGTGCCCGTCGGCGGTTGCACTGCATCAGGCTGTAATAATCTGGCCACGCATCAGGGGTATGAGTATTGCCCGCACTGCGCCAAAGAATTGGGCCGTTGCGAATCTTGTGGTAAAAGGCAAGAGAAACAGCATCAGATCGAAGACTAGGACATTATGAGCGGACACGAGTTGTCCGCTTTTATTTTTGTTTT includes the following:
- a CDS encoding UvrD-helicase domain-containing protein; protein product: MVKYVLHTASTVKDFKIDYAKELNEEQHKVVTEGYGPCLVLAGAGSGKTRTLVYRVVYLLEQGVPAGNIMLVTFTNKAAKEMLERIGVLLKGEAKGLWGGTFHHLGNRLLRMYGERINIANNFTILDEEDSLTLLKNCLSRANPPEDKYFPKAKVIRSIISLSQNLCQPIRQVIAERYDYFKDNYLPCILETADLYKERKAQINALDFDDLLIKWNELLEQSPEIKKRLGEKFAYILIDEFQDTNALQSKIIANLASPQRNILAVGDDAQSIYGFRGADVNHILDFPQQFPDAKILRLEINYRSTPEILALADTSINRNEAKFEKHLKAIRAKGAKPAVAALTDNYQQAEFVCQRILDLQRDDGLALNNMAVLFRSHFQCLELEMELNKRNIPYQMRGGMRFFEQAHLKDVLAYLKILANFRDEVSWLRLLSMQGGIGEMTAEKIWRQAAVLGDLEKLLGYKLELGSKAAFGWSVLRRILEKIAQLDKNDLPALVTVIIDSGYEKHLQANYENFQDRLDDLTQLIEFVKSYDSLERFLADTALSENFQGQSRAERLANDNEQLILSTIHQAKGLEWPAVFVIGLAEGLFPHARVYDKPAELEEERRLFYVACTRAKDQLYLSYPLFGRDSILHPSQFIRELPTKLYDRWDVEEDEDEVIYVDEAGERALGPGKRKGILDFDPELEVEESDY
- a CDS encoding CDP-2,3-bis-(O-geranylgeranyl)-sn-glycerol synthase — its product is MLIIVAFYLLLPAYLANMAPPVFGRLGLLKLLAKPIDGGRKWRGQYIFGTGKTWRGILVAVIFGILGAGLQAWLFNYPYFEGISLVDYPSVWLIFGFLAGLGAILGDLAKSFFKRRIGVVSGGVWPVFDQLDFVAGFFLFTWCYAALFWQVVVAACLLTLVLHPLTNIIAYLLKLKKVWW
- a CDS encoding DNA recombination protein RmuC, which produces MSITLVLIALIIVLVAAVVGLFVFFNSKLSQLAAPQDDKTALLLFERIKELNQTMDSSIRGLNQTMDSKLTESSRQMQTQFGQSISIIRGVTEKVTELQATNKQVMGFSEQLKNLEKVLTSQKQRGNLGEAGLHLVLDNILPPTAFKIQYQFDDGDIVDAAIFTKDGIIPVDAKFSLDNYNRVINEDDEEKRLQYEKEFKNDLKKRIDETSKYIKPDKGTLDFAFMFIPAEAIYYDLLVNEVGAIKINTRSLIDYAFKEKKVIIVSPTTFAAYLQTVLQGLRALKIEEQTKDIIKRVEMLQKHIVAYDDYFKKLGGSLATTVNAYNAADKELKKIDKDVVKITGAESGIDLLQIEGPKKTD
- a CDS encoding deaminase — its product is MRYLEGEEKILAEEYFSAAAEIAKQATCERSKCGTVIVREGRIIGSGFNSPAGNLESQRRCSAFKSDLHIKVTDKTCCVHAEQRAIMDALRRQPDRLSGAVLYFTRLNGNGEATESGRPYCTHCSKLALDTGISEFVLWHKEGISAYPTDEYNLLSYQYQE
- the mtnP gene encoding S-methyl-5'-thioadenosine phosphorylase encodes the protein MPKIAIIGGSGLDDPQILQNATEKIVGNRYGQLASPLTLGQIAGVEVVILARHGKTHNIMPTKINFMANIQALKDEGCTHILATTAVGSLREEIKPGNLVFPNQFIDFTRHRNLTYFTDEVEHKAMADPYDSLLRSMLRNTCDELGFDYNYDKTVITIEGPRFSTRAESHMFRQWGADIINMSTCPEVILANELGLPYQTIAMSTDYDCWKTDEVPVTFEMVMQRMTENAEKVKQLLIKIIPKIK
- a CDS encoding adenine phosphoribosyltransferase yields the protein MPIKSRIRTVADWPKKGVMFRDITTLIKDPVGLKLCLDDFAERYKNKDIDVIVGIDSRGFILGGALAYLLGKGFVPVRKKGKLPAETESETYNLEYGTDTIEIHKDAITLGQRVLIVDDLIATGGTALAASKLVKKLGGEIEELAFIVDLPDLGGGKKLTDAGLKYYAQTEFAGE